A genomic stretch from Leptospira licerasiae serovar Varillal str. VAR 010 includes:
- a CDS encoding bifunctional alpha,alpha-trehalose-phosphate synthase (UDP-forming)/trehalose-phosphatase, whose product MKLQKNKLIIVSNRLPVNLTLRKGKYSYRKSAGGLATGVSSFLEKLGPENKFVWVGWPGSIVAETKIEEVNKTLEQGFGYFPVYLSELEIKQFYSGFCNRTIWPLFHYFPSYTNYSQEEWQSYKEINRRFAQKVLQIYEAGDTVWIHDYHLFLLPSLLREIVPDIKIGFFLHIPFPHFEVYRLLPMSWRKELLLGILGSDLVGFHTNDYTQYFLRSVLRILGLDNHFGLINHGDRFIKVETFPMGIDFEKFRQFSLTNSCEILKQELGRGIKDKELLLTVDRLDYSKGIAKRLEAFQLFLEEHPEWKEKVVLLMIIVPSRSEVEEYGKMRESIERMVGRINGLYATMEWSPIIYRYKYFSFEELVAFYGISDVALVTPLRDGMNLVAKEFLASRPDLSGVLVLSEMTGAAKELGEAILINPNNPQDVSDAILEALTSSLEEQIARNLPMVERIRKYDVIKWASDFLTRLEETKKNAKDLSAKIIEGKIQGEILTRFKNSSKRVLFLDYDGTLVPFAKNPSEAIPEFRLRHLLLRLSSDPQNTVCIVSGRDRHWLDKTLSGLGLSFIAEHGVWYKVNGDWKLFRELSSGWKSDLYPILEEYCRRLPGTFIEEKEFSLAWHYRGAENDTADPMSRELLNDLVNYTGNLDVQVLKGNKVIEVKCSGVNKGISSKQIAAEISADFILAVGDDWTDEDMFRELPKYTYSIKVGIGPTEARYYLRSSEQVLNLIESLVKPIPGDENFG is encoded by the coding sequence ATGAAACTTCAAAAGAACAAACTAATCATCGTATCGAACCGTCTCCCCGTTAATCTTACACTTCGTAAAGGTAAATACTCCTATCGAAAAAGTGCGGGAGGTCTTGCAACAGGGGTCTCTTCTTTTTTAGAAAAGTTAGGACCTGAGAATAAATTCGTTTGGGTAGGTTGGCCTGGAAGCATCGTTGCCGAAACGAAGATAGAAGAAGTAAACAAAACTCTCGAGCAAGGATTCGGGTATTTCCCCGTTTATCTTTCCGAATTAGAGATCAAACAGTTTTATTCCGGTTTCTGTAATCGCACCATCTGGCCTTTATTCCATTACTTTCCGAGTTATACGAATTACTCCCAGGAAGAATGGCAGTCTTACAAAGAGATCAATCGAAGATTCGCACAAAAAGTCCTCCAGATCTACGAAGCCGGAGATACCGTGTGGATACACGATTATCATCTTTTTCTTTTACCTTCCCTACTCAGGGAGATCGTTCCGGATATTAAGATCGGTTTTTTTCTACATATCCCGTTTCCTCATTTCGAAGTCTATAGGCTCTTACCGATGTCATGGAGAAAAGAACTCCTTTTAGGGATTTTAGGAAGCGATTTGGTCGGATTCCATACAAACGACTACACCCAGTATTTTTTAAGATCGGTTCTTAGAATATTAGGATTAGATAATCATTTCGGACTGATCAACCACGGAGACAGATTCATTAAAGTGGAAACTTTTCCGATGGGGATCGATTTCGAAAAGTTCAGGCAATTCTCTCTTACGAATTCTTGTGAAATTCTAAAACAAGAATTAGGAAGAGGGATCAAAGATAAAGAACTCTTACTGACTGTAGATAGACTGGATTATTCAAAGGGGATAGCAAAAAGGTTGGAGGCATTCCAATTATTCCTGGAAGAACATCCTGAATGGAAAGAAAAAGTAGTCCTGCTAATGATCATCGTCCCTTCCCGCTCGGAAGTGGAAGAATACGGTAAAATGAGAGAATCGATTGAGAGAATGGTGGGCAGGATCAACGGTCTTTACGCCACTATGGAATGGTCTCCGATCATTTACCGTTATAAATATTTTTCTTTCGAGGAGTTGGTCGCATTTTACGGGATTTCAGATGTAGCATTAGTCACACCTCTCCGCGACGGAATGAATTTGGTCGCAAAGGAATTTCTCGCCTCTAGACCAGATCTTTCCGGCGTACTTGTTTTATCCGAAATGACAGGAGCCGCAAAAGAATTAGGAGAAGCGATCCTCATCAATCCGAATAATCCCCAAGACGTAAGTGACGCAATCCTGGAAGCGCTCACAAGTTCTTTAGAAGAACAAATTGCACGGAACCTTCCAATGGTGGAACGTATCCGTAAATACGACGTGATAAAATGGGCTTCGGATTTTTTGACCCGCTTGGAAGAAACCAAAAAAAATGCCAAAGACCTTTCAGCAAAAATTATCGAAGGCAAGATCCAAGGTGAGATCCTGACTAGATTCAAGAATTCATCCAAAAGGGTTTTATTTTTAGACTATGACGGCACCTTAGTACCTTTTGCGAAGAACCCATCGGAAGCGATCCCGGAATTCAGACTAAGACATTTATTGTTACGTCTTTCCTCGGATCCCCAAAATACAGTGTGTATAGTCAGCGGAAGAGATAGGCATTGGCTGGATAAAACTCTTTCTGGCCTTGGATTAAGTTTTATCGCAGAACATGGCGTATGGTACAAAGTAAACGGGGATTGGAAATTATTCAGAGAACTATCCTCCGGCTGGAAATCGGATCTTTATCCTATATTGGAGGAATACTGTAGACGCCTTCCCGGAACATTTATCGAAGAGAAAGAATTTTCCCTAGCTTGGCATTATCGCGGAGCGGAAAACGACACAGCGGATCCTATGTCCCGGGAACTTTTGAACGATCTAGTCAACTATACGGGAAATTTAGATGTACAAGTCCTAAAAGGAAATAAGGTGATCGAAGTAAAATGTTCCGGAGTTAATAAAGGAATTTCTTCTAAACAGATCGCCGCTGAAATTTCCGCAGATTTTATCTTAGCAGTGGGAGACGATTGGACCGACGAGGATATGTTCCGTGAACTTCCCAAGTATACGTATTCTATAAAGGTAGGGATCGGTCCTACGGAAGCGCGTTACTATCTCAGGTCCTCCGAGCAGGTCTTAAATTTAATCGAATCATTAGTTAAACCTATTCCGGGAGATGAAAATTTTGGATAA
- a CDS encoding bifunctional helix-turn-helix domain-containing protein/methylated-DNA--[protein]-cysteine S-methyltransferase, which yields MKGQQNTDFDRIADAIFYLRKNFKTQPSLEDVAGKLKLSPHHFQRMFTDWAGVSPKKFLQYTTLEYAKSLLKETGSSLLDIALDSGLSGTGRLHDLFINIEGMTPGEYKNGGKDLSINYSYAECPFGKLLVASTPKGICYISFFESEKKVFQDLKSIFPNATYNQTVDMIQQNALFIFTHDWSQLSKIKLHLKGTDFQLKVWETLLKVPMGKLSTYGHIGEQMGNPKATRAIGTAIGNNPVAFLIPCHRVIRSSGEFGEYHWGNSRKVAMIGWEAAKTDLINRNDL from the coding sequence ATGAAAGGACAACAAAACACGGACTTCGATAGGATCGCTGATGCGATCTTTTATCTTCGTAAAAACTTTAAAACGCAACCTAGCCTTGAGGATGTCGCAGGCAAATTAAAACTTAGCCCTCATCATTTCCAGAGAATGTTCACAGACTGGGCAGGAGTAAGTCCGAAGAAGTTCTTACAATACACAACTTTAGAATATGCAAAAAGTCTGTTAAAAGAGACTGGCTCCTCATTGTTGGACATCGCCTTGGATTCCGGACTTTCAGGTACGGGAAGGCTTCACGATCTGTTTATTAATATCGAAGGAATGACTCCCGGAGAATATAAAAACGGAGGAAAGGATCTTTCGATTAACTATAGTTATGCGGAATGTCCTTTTGGAAAATTACTTGTGGCTTCCACTCCAAAAGGAATTTGTTATATTTCTTTTTTCGAAAGTGAAAAGAAGGTATTCCAAGATCTAAAGTCTATTTTTCCAAATGCTACTTATAACCAAACTGTGGATATGATCCAGCAAAACGCTTTATTCATATTTACACATGATTGGAGCCAACTTAGTAAAATAAAATTACATCTGAAAGGTACAGACTTCCAACTCAAAGTATGGGAAACTCTTTTGAAAGTCCCTATGGGAAAACTTTCCACTTACGGACATATCGGTGAACAAATGGGAAACCCTAAAGCGACCAGGGCCATAGGTACCGCGATCGGAAATAATCCTGTGGCATTTCTGATCCCTTGTCATAGAGTCATCCGTTCTTCGGGAGAATTCGGAGAATATCATTGGGGAAATTCTCGTAAAGTTGCCATGATCGGTTGGGAAGCCGCCAAAACGGACCTGATCAATAGGAACGATCTATGA
- a CDS encoding alpha-ketoglutarate-dependent dioxygenase AlkB family protein: MNLFRQKTDRNYLPYDGIVQYFGPIISDSSADDYLDLLLRDIPWKNDEAIIFGKHIVTKRMVAWFGDSDYQYTYSNTTKKALPWTKELSELKILTEEITKTKFNSCLLNLYNNGEEGMAWHSDDEKALGKNSTIASLSFGAERKFYFKHKSTKERICLILEHGSLLVMKEAQESWLHSLPKTKSVKQPRVNLTFRTMLY, encoded by the coding sequence ATGAATTTATTCCGACAAAAAACTGACCGAAATTATTTACCTTACGATGGGATCGTACAATATTTCGGGCCGATTATTTCCGATAGTTCTGCTGACGATTATTTAGATCTGCTTTTAAGAGATATTCCCTGGAAAAACGACGAGGCAATTATTTTCGGGAAACATATCGTAACCAAAAGGATGGTAGCCTGGTTCGGAGATTCGGATTACCAATACACTTATTCAAATACGACGAAAAAAGCGCTGCCTTGGACAAAAGAACTTTCCGAATTAAAAATTTTAACGGAAGAAATTACTAAAACCAAATTCAATTCTTGCTTACTCAATTTATACAATAATGGAGAAGAAGGAATGGCTTGGCATAGCGACGACGAAAAAGCTTTGGGAAAAAATTCCACAATCGCTTCCTTATCATTCGGAGCAGAAAGAAAATTCTACTTCAAACATAAATCCACTAAAGAACGGATTTGTTTGATATTAGAGCATGGAAGTTTATTGGTCATGAAAGAAGCGCAAGAATCCTGGCTCCATAGTTTGCCTAAAACCAAATCGGTAAAACAACCCAGAGTAAATTTGACTTTCAGAACTATGCTTTATTAA
- a CDS encoding TetR/AcrR family transcriptional regulator, whose translation MGTREQTRELVLEAAESLFLAKGLLDVSMEEIAAKAACTRRNLYRYFDTKESLSIEVLRKLLAPWNNFQLQTFEQLRSSNLSGREELVSFLKTLAKYLETHKPMLRFTAEFDFVFRERSSFQLDVSSEESLFAEFLFTEKLITKILERGEADGSLRVPSSLAILVPTITTVLWGLGQRVSLRETLIPSEFGVNGMELVQTQIDLLVLALETK comes from the coding sequence GTGGGAACAAGAGAGCAGACCAGAGAACTTGTCTTAGAAGCCGCGGAATCCCTGTTTCTGGCCAAAGGGCTCCTGGATGTTTCCATGGAAGAAATCGCTGCCAAGGCGGCCTGTACTAGGCGAAATCTGTATCGTTATTTCGATACGAAAGAATCGCTGAGTATCGAGGTTCTCAGAAAACTTTTAGCTCCTTGGAACAATTTCCAGCTCCAAACGTTTGAACAACTTAGAAGTTCCAATCTTTCAGGAAGGGAAGAGCTAGTTTCCTTTCTCAAAACTCTGGCGAAATATTTAGAAACTCATAAACCAATGCTTCGCTTTACTGCGGAGTTCGATTTTGTATTCAGAGAGCGTAGTTCTTTTCAATTGGATGTTTCTTCCGAAGAATCTTTATTCGCAGAGTTCTTATTCACTGAAAAACTTATTACAAAAATTTTAGAAAGGGGGGAAGCGGATGGAAGTCTCAGAGTCCCTTCTTCCTTAGCGATACTAGTTCCTACGATCACCACAGTTCTTTGGGGACTCGGACAGAGAGTGTCTCTTAGAGAAACTTTGATCCCAAGCGAATTTGGAGTGAATGGAATGGAACTAGTACAAACACAAATTGATCTATTGGTGCTTGCTCTAGAAACGAAATAA
- a CDS encoding glycoside hydrolase family 1 protein — protein sequence MSKSFELPKDFLLGSATAATQIEGGDIYNNWYAWSLIGKVGNGESSITGADHYRRYVEDIELLSQLHQECYRMSIEWSRIEPKQGEWSAEGVEHYRDEFKRLIKAGIKPLVTLHHFSCPQWFQEKGGWLSENAVEDFIRFTDFSVKSFGDLVSEWCTINEPNVFANDSYMDGKYPPGSHGDIAAYMKVTKRLVIAHLRSYKLIHKIRKEKGFAGETKVGFAHHLAIFEPFNSHPLAKLGRFLSDYLFHEIQMKGFVEGKLCFPIGFGYPEGKGIFCDFIGINYYSRHLFKASYNPGNLFATPMVDPKIGNAEKNDLGWEIYPEGLYKVCHRAWDRYKLPIYITENGIPDEKDEKREKYIVDHLYQIKLLLDEGVKVERYYHWSFLDNLEWNDGYGPRFGLVEVDYTTMKRKPRLSALRYAEICRTKRIENRSI from the coding sequence ATGTCTAAAAGTTTCGAACTTCCTAAGGATTTTTTATTGGGTTCTGCAACTGCAGCGACTCAGATAGAGGGTGGAGACATCTACAATAATTGGTATGCATGGTCTCTTATCGGAAAAGTCGGAAATGGAGAATCTTCCATTACTGGAGCGGATCATTACCGCAGATACGTGGAAGATATAGAACTTCTTTCTCAGCTTCACCAAGAATGTTATCGTATGAGTATTGAGTGGAGTCGTATTGAACCGAAACAAGGAGAATGGTCTGCAGAAGGAGTGGAACATTATCGTGACGAATTCAAAAGACTTATCAAAGCAGGGATCAAACCTCTCGTAACTCTTCATCATTTTTCTTGCCCTCAATGGTTCCAGGAAAAAGGGGGATGGCTTTCTGAAAATGCAGTAGAGGACTTTATTCGATTCACGGATTTCTCCGTCAAAAGTTTCGGTGATCTGGTTTCAGAATGGTGCACCATTAATGAACCGAACGTATTCGCAAACGATAGCTATATGGATGGAAAATATCCGCCCGGAAGCCACGGAGATATAGCAGCCTATATGAAGGTTACTAAACGTCTAGTGATCGCACATTTGAGATCATACAAACTCATTCACAAGATCCGTAAAGAAAAAGGTTTTGCAGGAGAAACAAAAGTAGGTTTTGCTCATCATCTAGCTATATTCGAACCTTTTAATTCTCATCCGCTCGCTAAGCTCGGCCGTTTCTTGAGTGATTATCTATTTCACGAAATTCAAATGAAAGGTTTTGTAGAAGGTAAACTTTGTTTTCCTATTGGATTCGGATACCCGGAAGGAAAAGGTATCTTTTGCGATTTTATAGGGATCAATTATTATTCCAGACATCTATTCAAGGCAAGTTATAATCCTGGAAATCTATTCGCAACTCCAATGGTGGACCCTAAAATTGGAAACGCGGAGAAGAATGATCTCGGCTGGGAAATTTATCCGGAAGGTCTTTACAAAGTTTGTCACCGTGCTTGGGATAGATACAAACTTCCGATATATATCACGGAGAATGGTATCCCGGATGAGAAAGACGAAAAGAGAGAAAAATATATAGTAGACCATCTTTATCAGATCAAACTACTTCTGGATGAAGGCGTAAAAGTAGAGCGCTATTATCATTGGTCCTTTTTGGATAATTTAGAATGGAACGACGGTTACGGTCCTCGATTCGGTCTGGTAGAAGTGGATTATACTACTATGAAAAGGAAACCACGCCTAAGCGCTCTTCGTTATGCGGAGATTTGTAGGACCAAGAGGATCGAAAATAGATCTATCTGA
- a CDS encoding DUF1761 domain-containing protein, which translates to MLPINLISVLLATLAAMVLGFLLHGPILGKVWMRLANIVPTGNEKFSDMLPNLFWNLVANFVTAYVIAVIYLFAMPSPYLAGEGIWRGVVCALWLWIGFVVTSSSMEVIWMGRKLGLWLFECGCSFLVMSVMGAIIAGY; encoded by the coding sequence ATGTTACCGATCAATTTAATTTCAGTGTTGTTGGCCACCCTTGCCGCTATGGTTTTAGGTTTTCTTTTGCACGGACCCATCCTCGGCAAAGTTTGGATGAGGCTCGCGAATATCGTACCCACAGGAAATGAAAAGTTCTCCGATATGCTCCCGAATCTATTTTGGAACTTAGTCGCAAACTTTGTGACCGCTTACGTGATAGCAGTCATTTATTTGTTCGCCATGCCTTCTCCTTATTTAGCAGGAGAGGGCATTTGGAGAGGAGTGGTGTGTGCACTTTGGCTTTGGATCGGTTTTGTAGTAACTTCCAGTTCTATGGAAGTGATCTGGATGGGAAGAAAACTCGGTCTTTGGTTATTCGAATGTGGATGCTCTTTCCTTGTAATGTCCGTCATGGGTGCGATCATCGCAGGCTATTAA
- a CDS encoding questin oxidase family protein, which translates to MEEEDTMEKVLEYLEPFGPDLKNGLSNHAPMACEALLTMGKKESLFPWLERYGNQFLEKKKPRNKIYSGDWKDFLGMPDTYPEWENFFNTELEVGPWQKTISEWAVKLAPGICADATHGVIRTGHAARSLSRKETKRRKRELASGLAVWASSYLELPTSFDSLLGLQPEDAIRKVDFVPEESKNFSGTIVSSLQGLGDYENFSPVIGYLNVSNQPEETISGLSEGFSRVVLNNVEDNLSAIVFIHSVTSVSALRSILPFLNEYEKKSILRYSWQSGAALFSAFGKKLNLELPQRIENESREEMIEKAIEHGDEHAIKFTEVCLKEFEFNPSPAYYAAANLARKFLEPLS; encoded by the coding sequence ATGGAAGAAGAGGACACGATGGAAAAAGTTTTAGAATATTTGGAACCTTTCGGTCCCGACCTAAAAAACGGATTAAGCAATCATGCTCCTATGGCCTGCGAGGCATTGCTAACCATGGGCAAAAAGGAAAGTCTGTTTCCTTGGTTGGAAAGATACGGAAACCAGTTCCTAGAAAAAAAGAAACCTAGAAACAAAATTTATAGCGGTGATTGGAAAGACTTTTTAGGAATGCCGGACACTTATCCTGAGTGGGAGAATTTTTTTAATACAGAGCTGGAAGTAGGCCCCTGGCAAAAAACTATTTCCGAATGGGCGGTTAAACTTGCTCCAGGGATTTGTGCAGATGCTACTCATGGAGTGATCCGCACGGGACACGCAGCCAGAAGTTTATCCAGAAAAGAAACTAAACGTAGGAAGAGAGAGCTTGCATCCGGTTTAGCGGTTTGGGCATCTTCATATTTAGAATTGCCTACTTCTTTCGATTCGTTGCTGGGTTTACAGCCGGAAGATGCGATTCGAAAAGTGGACTTTGTACCGGAAGAATCTAAAAATTTTTCAGGCACAATTGTTTCTTCTCTGCAAGGATTAGGAGATTATGAGAATTTTTCACCTGTGATCGGATATCTAAACGTTTCTAATCAGCCGGAGGAAACTATCTCGGGTCTTTCGGAAGGATTTTCCAGAGTAGTGCTGAATAATGTGGAAGATAATCTATCTGCGATCGTTTTCATTCATTCCGTAACAAGTGTTTCCGCGCTCAGAAGTATATTGCCTTTTTTGAATGAGTATGAAAAAAAATCCATTTTGAGATATTCATGGCAGTCCGGAGCTGCACTGTTTTCCGCATTCGGTAAAAAGTTAAATTTGGAACTTCCTCAAAGAATAGAAAATGAATCTAGAGAGGAAATGATAGAAAAGGCGATAGAACACGGAGACGAACACGCGATCAAATTTACCGAAGTTTGTTTGAAGGAGTTTGAATTTAATCCTTCTCCCGCATATTATGCTGCGGCTAATTTAGCTCGAAAATTTTTAGAACCCCTGTCTTAA
- a CDS encoding TetR/AcrR family transcriptional regulator, producing MKKKAVKESPKTRDLQKTREKILYTAFQKFFQSGFQATSMDDLVKETDLSKGAFYHQFPTKFILGYAVVEEVIRPLILNRWIRPLQDYDDPLQGILDLMQKHICDIKPDLIRYGCPLNNFMQEMSPVDKGFQTRLKSALQLWIQELEKELVRAKENGLILENINTQEAASFIVMFHEGVYGFLKGSGDRKLCGHFLNMMKNYLQSISTAKRNSIR from the coding sequence ATGAAAAAAAAGGCAGTTAAAGAATCACCAAAAACCAGAGATCTGCAGAAAACCAGAGAGAAGATCTTATACACTGCCTTTCAGAAGTTCTTTCAATCGGGTTTTCAGGCCACAAGCATGGACGACCTAGTAAAGGAAACGGATCTGAGCAAGGGAGCATTTTACCATCAATTTCCTACCAAGTTCATTTTAGGTTATGCGGTGGTAGAAGAAGTTATCCGGCCTCTGATCCTAAATCGTTGGATCCGCCCTCTCCAGGATTACGATGATCCATTGCAAGGGATACTGGACCTGATGCAAAAACATATCTGCGATATTAAGCCCGATCTAATCCGTTATGGGTGCCCTTTAAATAATTTCATGCAGGAGATGTCGCCTGTGGACAAAGGATTTCAGACTCGGCTGAAATCGGCTCTTCAACTTTGGATACAAGAATTAGAAAAAGAATTGGTACGAGCGAAAGAGAACGGACTGATCCTGGAGAATATTAATACGCAGGAAGCCGCTTCCTTTATCGTGATGTTCCATGAAGGAGTCTACGGCTTCTTAAAAGGATCGGGTGACCGAAAATTATGCGGTCACTTTCTGAACATGATGAAGAATTATCTGCAATCGATCTCGACTGCAAAACGAAATTCAATCAGATAG
- a CDS encoding glycoside hydrolase family 15 protein gives MKILDKHTYSSGIIGNCSFLAYISKNTEVEWLCWPKFDSSFIFGSLLDRDKGGSFRIIPEDRDAIFEQKYEENTNIIRTKVTCHDGTFLVTDFAPRFFEGEMHYKPLIFLRKIEPIEDSPKINVVCDPRDSYGSFLPKASIASNHILFSGLGSDLRLTTNISLHYVLQNTSFVLNETKYLVLSYGDHLENPSERKVQDLLDRTREYWRNWVKHCSIGEFQQEAVIRSALALKLHQFQDTGAIIASGTTSLPESPSSGRNWDYRYCWIRDAYYTLSALNGIGHFEEMEHYSHFLENIASTKRERIQPLFSILGEEILEEKILDLDGYLGNKPVRIGNQAFTHIQNDVYGQILLSIMPLYLDARFHKKSKSSSGESILNLLKHIERTMDEPDAGLWEFRNLQQKHCYTFLFHWAGSSAAEKIGEKLNDREICDLAVFLKERSALNIEACYDKKRGVYTQAEGSEHLDASLLQLISLGYLKEDPEKANRHLAVLESELKTKEGLFFRYKHNDDFGAPKTAFLVCAFWYVDALACVGRLEEAKEYFLNLLNYTNHLGLFSEDVDPANGSQWGNFPQAYSHVGLMNSAFRISRKMDIPLFLCP, from the coding sequence ATGAAAATTTTGGATAAACATACTTATTCCTCCGGGATTATCGGGAATTGTTCCTTTTTGGCTTATATCTCCAAGAATACGGAAGTAGAATGGTTGTGCTGGCCTAAGTTCGACTCTTCCTTTATTTTCGGATCTCTTTTAGATCGGGACAAAGGTGGCTCCTTTCGTATCATTCCGGAAGATCGAGACGCAATCTTCGAACAAAAATACGAGGAAAATACGAATATCATCCGAACTAAAGTGACTTGTCATGACGGTACTTTTTTAGTTACGGATTTCGCTCCAAGATTTTTCGAAGGAGAAATGCATTATAAACCTTTAATATTCCTGCGGAAAATCGAGCCGATAGAAGACTCTCCGAAAATAAATGTCGTTTGCGATCCGAGAGACTCTTACGGTAGTTTTCTGCCTAAGGCAAGTATAGCAAGCAACCATATCCTATTTTCAGGTTTGGGATCCGATCTTCGCCTAACAACGAATATATCTCTCCATTATGTTCTTCAAAATACTTCGTTTGTTTTAAACGAAACAAAATATCTGGTTCTAAGTTACGGAGATCATCTCGAAAATCCGTCGGAAAGAAAGGTCCAGGATTTATTGGATCGGACCAGAGAATATTGGAGAAATTGGGTAAAGCACTGTTCTATAGGGGAATTCCAGCAGGAAGCAGTCATTCGCTCCGCTTTAGCTCTCAAACTCCACCAATTCCAGGATACGGGAGCGATTATCGCCTCAGGAACTACAAGTCTTCCCGAATCTCCATCTAGTGGTAGGAATTGGGACTATAGGTATTGTTGGATCAGGGACGCTTACTATACTTTGAGTGCGTTAAACGGCATTGGACATTTTGAGGAGATGGAGCATTACTCTCATTTTTTGGAGAATATCGCCTCGACTAAAAGAGAAAGAATACAACCATTATTTTCTATTTTAGGAGAGGAAATTCTGGAGGAGAAGATCTTAGATCTAGACGGTTATCTCGGGAATAAACCGGTTCGTATAGGCAATCAAGCATTCACCCATATTCAAAACGATGTTTATGGACAGATCCTACTTTCTATTATGCCTTTATATCTGGACGCAAGATTTCATAAAAAAAGTAAATCTTCCTCCGGAGAGTCCATATTAAATCTTCTTAAACATATCGAAAGAACGATGGATGAACCGGATGCAGGATTATGGGAATTCAGGAACCTCCAGCAGAAACATTGTTATACTTTTTTATTCCATTGGGCGGGAAGCTCAGCGGCGGAAAAGATCGGAGAAAAATTAAACGACCGGGAAATATGCGATTTAGCAGTTTTCTTAAAGGAAAGATCCGCTCTAAATATCGAAGCATGTTACGATAAAAAAAGAGGTGTTTATACGCAAGCGGAAGGCTCTGAACATTTGGATGCCAGTTTATTACAACTAATTAGCTTGGGTTATCTGAAAGAAGATCCGGAAAAAGCGAATCGACACTTGGCCGTTCTGGAATCGGAATTAAAAACTAAAGAAGGATTATTTTTTCGTTATAAACATAACGACGATTTCGGAGCTCCTAAAACGGCTTTTCTTGTTTGCGCGTTCTGGTATGTGGATGCATTAGCCTGCGTGGGAAGGTTGGAAGAGGCTAAAGAATATTTTTTAAATCTTCTGAATTATACCAATCATCTGGGGCTTTTTTCGGAAGACGTGGATCCGGCAAACGGGTCTCAATGGGGAAATTTTCCCCAAGCCTACAGTCACGTGGGATTAATGAATTCCGCGTTCAGGATCTCCAGAAAAATGGACATACCTTTATTTTTATGTCCATAA